A window of Aquitalea denitrificans contains these coding sequences:
- the pheS gene encoding phenylalanine--tRNA ligase subunit alpha, protein MTNVDAILQAGLAAVEAASDLIELEQVKARYLGKSGELTELLKQLGKLPPEERKAAGATINVAKQAFETAHNTRRDLINAQKLEAQLAAESLDVTLPGRGLSTGGLHPVALTLERIATLFRSMGFQVADGPEIETDFHNFQALNIPENHPARAMADTFYVEGGDVLRTHTSPIQVRYMLNNEPPIKIVAPGRVYRVDSDATHSPMFHQMEGLWVEEGVSFADLKAVVTDFLRRFFERDDLQVRFRPSFFPFTEPSAEIDVLGERGWLEVGGCGMVHPNVLRNVNIDPEKYSGFAFGIGLDRFAMLRYGVNDLRLFFENDLNFLKQFN, encoded by the coding sequence ATGACTAACGTTGACGCGATTCTCCAAGCCGGTCTGGCTGCCGTCGAGGCGGCGTCCGACCTCATCGAACTGGAGCAGGTCAAGGCACGCTACCTCGGCAAGAGCGGCGAGCTGACCGAACTCCTCAAACAATTGGGCAAGCTCCCTCCAGAGGAGCGCAAGGCTGCCGGTGCCACCATCAATGTGGCCAAGCAGGCTTTCGAAACCGCCCACAATACCCGTCGTGACCTGATCAATGCCCAGAAGCTGGAAGCCCAGCTGGCGGCCGAGTCGCTGGATGTGACCCTGCCGGGCCGTGGCTTGTCCACTGGCGGCCTGCACCCGGTGGCGCTCACGCTGGAGCGTATTGCCACCCTGTTCCGTTCCATGGGTTTCCAGGTGGCGGACGGTCCGGAAATCGAAACCGACTTCCACAATTTCCAGGCACTGAACATTCCGGAAAACCACCCGGCCCGCGCCATGGCCGACACCTTCTATGTGGAAGGTGGTGATGTGCTGCGTACCCATACCAGCCCGATCCAGGTGCGTTACATGCTGAACAACGAGCCGCCGATCAAGATCGTGGCTCCCGGTCGTGTGTATCGCGTGGATTCCGATGCCACCCATTCGCCGATGTTCCACCAGATGGAAGGCCTGTGGGTGGAAGAGGGCGTGTCCTTTGCCGACCTCAAGGCGGTGGTGACTGACTTCCTGCGCCGCTTCTTCGAGCGTGACGATCTGCAAGTGCGTTTCCGCCCATCCTTCTTCCCCTTCACCGAGCCGTCCGCTGAAATCGACGTGCTGGGCGAGCGTGGCTGGCTGGAGGTGGGGGGCTGCGGCATGGTCCACCCCAATGTGCTGCGCAATGTGAATATCGATCCGGAAAAGTACAGCGGTTTTGCCTTTGGCATCGGTCTGGACCGTTTCGCCATGCTGCGTTACGGCGTGAATGACCTGCGACTGTTCTTTGAGAACGATCTCAACTTCCTCAAACAGTTCAATTAA
- the infC gene encoding translation initiation factor IF-3, with product MAIAQEREARINGEITAREIRLVGMEGEQIGVVSLREAMALAEENDVDLVEISPTAQPPVCKLMDYGKFKYEQSKKRHEAKQKQKQVQIKEIKFRPGTDDGDYNVKLRNLIRFLNDGDKAKITLRFRGREMAHQDIGLALLKRVEADLAEIATVEQFPKLEGRQMVMMIAPKKK from the coding sequence TTGGCTATAGCTCAGGAACGCGAAGCACGGATCAACGGCGAGATTACCGCTCGCGAGATTCGTCTGGTAGGTATGGAAGGTGAGCAGATTGGCGTTGTCAGTCTGCGTGAGGCAATGGCACTGGCCGAGGAAAATGATGTGGATCTGGTGGAGATTTCCCCGACCGCTCAGCCCCCGGTCTGCAAACTGATGGACTACGGCAAGTTCAAGTACGAACAGTCGAAGAAGCGTCACGAAGCCAAGCAGAAGCAGAAACAGGTCCAGATCAAGGAAATCAAGTTCCGTCCGGGTACTGATGATGGCGACTACAACGTCAAGCTGCGTAACCTGATCCGTTTCCTCAATGATGGCGACAAGGCCAAGATCACCCTGCGTTTCCGTGGTCGTGAAATGGCTCACCAGGACATCGGTCTGGCGCTGCTCAAGCGTGTTGAGGCCGATTTGGCTGAAATTGCGACAGTAGAGCAGTTTCCCAAGCTGGAAGGTCGTCAAATGGTGATGATGATTGCCCCGAAAAAGAAATAA
- the rplT gene encoding 50S ribosomal protein L20 produces MPRVKRGVTARARHKKILALAKGYRGRRKNVYRIAKQAVMKAGQYAYRDRRQKKRQFRQLWIARINAAARENGLPYSKFMNGLKKAAIEIDRKVLADLAVFDKAAFAQIVEKAKASLA; encoded by the coding sequence ATGCCACGCGTTAAACGCGGTGTAACCGCACGTGCTCGTCACAAGAAAATCCTTGCCCTGGCGAAAGGCTATCGCGGCCGTCGCAAGAACGTCTATCGCATCGCCAAACAGGCGGTGATGAAGGCGGGTCAATATGCATACCGCGACCGTCGTCAGAAAAAGCGTCAGTTCCGCCAGCTGTGGATTGCCCGTATCAACGCCGCTGCGCGTGAAAACGGTCTGCCGTACAGCAAGTTCATGAACGGTCTGAAGAAAGCCGCCATCGAAATCGACCGTAAGGTCCTGGCCGACCTGGCCGTGTTCGACAAGGCCGCTTTTGCCCAGATCGTTGAAAAGGCGAAAGCTAGCCTCGCTTGA
- the rpmI gene encoding 50S ribosomal protein L35: protein MPKMKTKSSAKKRLNVLGNGGVKRSYAFKRHILTKKTTKNKRQLRGTTLVHATNMASVRAMLPYA from the coding sequence ATGCCGAAAATGAAGACCAAGTCGAGCGCGAAAAAGCGTCTCAACGTGCTGGGCAATGGCGGTGTAAAACGCTCTTATGCGTTCAAGCGTCACATCCTGACCAAGAAAACCACCAAGAACAAGCGCCAGTTGCGCGGTACCACTCTGGTACACGCTACCAACATGGCTTCTGTTCGCGCCATGCTGCCCTACGCATAA